From Thermoflavifilum aggregans, a single genomic window includes:
- a CDS encoding chloride channel protein: MDYATRKKLVELRYTINDRLKINEFIFSRIFILWAIIGLLGGIMAGFYWIILDALTRLLAHFTGALVITCMTGAGLIAGLIIYLLRDPGEIDLIVNNIRFRGGRLDTRNNPAMILSSLVCIASGGSLGPETPMIQVTGSTGTWLAKRLHFRNEDIRSMTIAGVASGFTALFGAPLGSSLFALEILHHKHVTEYYQALIPAIVASCTSYIVFVIITHIGIGPSWQFPASYRVQVNDAFYAIGFGVIAAAVGWVFIFLVRTGKRIFRTLPFPVFIKTAIGGLLLGIMAYELPITRYFSHYQIPELFTQHFTLQLLVAILIVKILSIAVTVTSGWRGGFIIPLFFTGATLGLIISHFFLYSQPALIMVCCMAALNACVTRTPVSSTILVATMTGVHLLMPIMFASLTGFFLAPKTPLINAQLRKREKHEE; this comes from the coding sequence ATGGATTATGCCACGCGGAAAAAACTGGTCGAACTTCGGTATACCATTAATGACCGGTTGAAAATCAATGAATTTATCTTCAGCCGGATATTCATTCTCTGGGCTATCATCGGGTTATTGGGTGGAATCATGGCTGGTTTTTACTGGATCATTCTGGATGCTCTTACCCGCCTGTTAGCTCATTTTACTGGTGCCTTGGTAATTACCTGTATGACGGGAGCCGGATTGATAGCAGGCCTGATTATTTACCTGCTGCGCGATCCCGGAGAAATTGATCTGATTGTGAACAATATCCGGTTTCGGGGAGGCCGGCTGGATACGCGGAATAATCCGGCCATGATTCTGTCTTCGCTGGTATGCATTGCTTCAGGGGGTAGCCTGGGACCTGAAACACCCATGATTCAGGTTACTGGATCCACGGGAACCTGGCTGGCCAAACGGCTGCATTTCCGCAATGAGGATATCCGTTCCATGACCATTGCCGGCGTGGCTTCCGGGTTTACGGCCTTGTTTGGTGCTCCCTTGGGCAGCAGCCTGTTTGCCCTGGAAATCCTTCACCATAAACATGTGACAGAATATTATCAGGCCCTGATTCCGGCCATCGTGGCCAGTTGTACAAGCTATATTGTTTTTGTGATCATTACCCATATCGGCATAGGCCCCAGCTGGCAATTTCCGGCATCCTATCGGGTACAGGTGAACGATGCGTTTTATGCTATTGGTTTTGGTGTAATTGCGGCTGCCGTGGGATGGGTCTTTATATTTCTGGTGCGAACCGGAAAAAGGATTTTCAGGACACTGCCTTTCCCGGTTTTCATCAAAACGGCTATCGGCGGCCTGTTGCTAGGTATCATGGCGTATGAATTGCCTATTACCCGTTATTTCAGCCACTATCAGATTCCTGAATTGTTTACCCAGCATTTTACCTTGCAGCTGCTGGTAGCTATTCTGATTGTTAAAATCCTATCCATTGCTGTAACTGTCACATCCGGATGGCGGGGCGGATTTATCATTCCCCTGTTTTTCACGGGCGCTACGCTGGGGTTGATTATTTCGCATTTCTTTCTCTATTCCCAACCTGCACTGATTATGGTATGCTGTATGGCTGCACTGAATGCATGTGTGACCCGAACGCCGGTGAGTTCTACTATTCTGGTTGCCACCATGACCGGTGTTCACCTGTTGATGCCCATCATGTTTGCCAGTCTCACAGGCTTTTTCCTGGCGCCCAAAACCCCCTTAATCAATGCCCAGTTGCGCAAGCGGGAAAAGCACGAGGAGTAA
- the ispG gene encoding (E)-4-hydroxy-3-methylbut-2-enyl-diphosphate synthase, whose protein sequence is MQYYAPSLTRYQRLPTREVKIGDLPLGNFHPIRIQTMTTTDTMDTEATVAQCIRCIEAGAELVRITAPSIREAENLLNIKKALRQRGYHTPLVADIHFTPNAAEVAARIVEKVRINPGNYVDKKKFQFKEYTDAEYQAEIERIRERFVPLIRICREYGTAMRIGTNHGSLSDRIMSRYGDTPMGMVESAMEFLRIARDENYHQIVLSMKASNPQVMVQAYRLLVKTMMEEFGECYPLHLGVTEAGDGEDGRIKSAMGIGTLLEDGIGDTIRVSLTEEPEYEIPVCRDLVKRYTGRENHKPIPPVEKLAYSPFQYQRRLTRPVGRIGGRQVPVVIADFSEEPLTREKLADIGYRYDPKSDKWHVSDTAPDFIYTSGRYVPFDLPGTLQVICDAQVYAHVPDRQRYFPLFTWTTWLQRLDDPSPYLNFIALDTLNTTDEEWEQLLQSLDDTTVLCIYTQNRHAMPAVRQKINDLMLRGIDIPVILCVESFHSSIDDQLIQFAIEAGALLLDGMGDGIWLKNHPDLVKNLRVSGRTYLEVHSHAQFLNNTAFSVLQASRTRISKTEYISCPSCGRTLFDLQETTARIRAATHHLKGVKIAVMGCIVNGPGEMADADFGYVGSGPGKITLYKGKEIVKRNVPAETAVDELIQLIKENGMWTDPPTVHTPVSSASS, encoded by the coding sequence ATGCAGTATTATGCTCCATCATTGACCCGATATCAACGTTTGCCTACACGCGAAGTAAAAATAGGGGACCTGCCGCTGGGCAATTTCCACCCTATCCGCATCCAGACTATGACCACCACCGATACGATGGATACGGAAGCTACGGTGGCTCAATGCATCCGTTGCATAGAAGCCGGTGCTGAGCTGGTGCGCATCACTGCTCCCAGCATCCGGGAAGCGGAAAACCTGCTGAATATCAAAAAAGCTCTCCGCCAACGGGGCTATCATACCCCGCTGGTGGCCGATATTCATTTTACGCCCAATGCTGCGGAAGTGGCAGCCCGCATCGTGGAAAAAGTGCGTATCAACCCCGGCAATTATGTAGATAAAAAGAAATTTCAGTTCAAGGAATACACCGATGCCGAATATCAGGCCGAGATCGAACGCATCCGCGAACGCTTCGTGCCTCTGATCCGCATCTGCAGGGAATATGGTACAGCCATGCGCATCGGCACCAACCACGGCTCGCTCAGCGATCGCATCATGAGCCGCTATGGCGATACGCCTATGGGTATGGTGGAAAGTGCCATGGAATTCCTGCGTATTGCCCGCGATGAAAATTACCATCAGATCGTACTGAGCATGAAAGCTAGCAATCCCCAGGTGATGGTGCAGGCTTACCGGCTGCTGGTGAAAACTATGATGGAAGAATTTGGCGAATGTTATCCGCTGCACCTGGGCGTTACTGAAGCCGGTGATGGTGAAGACGGCCGTATCAAAAGTGCCATGGGCATCGGCACACTGCTGGAAGACGGTATTGGCGACACCATCCGGGTATCGTTGACCGAGGAGCCCGAATACGAAATTCCGGTATGCCGCGACCTGGTGAAGCGATACACGGGCAGGGAAAATCACAAGCCCATACCTCCGGTGGAAAAGCTGGCCTACTCACCCTTTCAGTACCAGCGCCGCCTTACCCGGCCAGTAGGCCGCATAGGAGGCAGGCAGGTGCCGGTGGTGATTGCAGATTTCAGCGAAGAGCCGCTGACCCGTGAAAAACTGGCCGACATTGGTTATCGTTATGATCCGAAAAGCGACAAATGGCATGTAAGCGACACGGCGCCCGATTTCATCTATACTTCCGGCCGATATGTGCCTTTCGATTTACCCGGCACGCTTCAGGTGATCTGCGATGCGCAGGTCTATGCCCATGTGCCCGACCGCCAGCGCTATTTTCCGCTGTTTACCTGGACTACCTGGCTGCAAAGGCTGGATGATCCTTCACCCTATCTGAATTTCATTGCCCTGGATACCCTCAACACCACCGACGAAGAATGGGAACAGCTCCTGCAGTCGCTCGACGACACCACCGTGCTGTGTATCTATACCCAAAACCGGCATGCTATGCCGGCCGTGCGGCAAAAGATCAACGACCTGATGTTGCGGGGCATCGATATACCCGTGATTCTCTGCGTGGAGAGTTTTCATTCCTCTATTGACGATCAGCTCATCCAGTTTGCCATCGAGGCCGGGGCATTGCTGCTCGACGGCATGGGCGATGGTATCTGGCTGAAAAATCATCCTGACCTGGTGAAAAACCTCCGGGTGAGCGGCCGTACCTATCTGGAAGTGCACAGCCATGCCCAGTTTCTCAACAATACCGCATTTTCCGTGCTGCAGGCTTCCCGTACACGTATCAGCAAAACGGAATATATCTCCTGCCCTTCATGTGGCCGCACCCTGTTCGATCTGCAGGAAACCACAGCCCGCATCCGCGCAGCTACCCATCACCTGAAAGGCGTAAAAATTGCCGTGATGGGCTGCATTGTAAATGGCCCCGGCGAAATGGCCGACGCCGACTTTGGTTATGTGGGTAGCGGCCCCGGGAAAATTACCTTGTATAAAGGCAAGGAAATCGTAAAACGCAATGTACCCGCCGAAACCGCTGTGGATGAGCTCATTCAGCTGATTAAGGAAAACGGCATGTGGACCGATCCGCCTACTGTTCATACTCCGGTTTCATCGGCATCATCCTGA
- a CDS encoding VWA domain-containing protein translates to MLRFQHPGYFQWLLLLIPAVLAFVYVLWWKHQAIRKWGDARLVQQLFTDYRPALFRWKFLLLLLALVLVITGAANLQMGTHMEKVETKGVDVMVALDVSKSMLAQDVQPSRLQRAVQLLSRLFDQLPGDRIGLVVFAGQAYLQMPLTLDHAAAHMYLNSITPDMVPTPGTNIASAIEMCRQAFNSQEKTHKAIILITDGEDFGEGAVEQARKAYQEGIVIYTVGVGTPAGAPIRDPQTGDYKRDENGQIVISRLNETELKQIAAEGHGSFQYLDQVSDVARRLENSINQMGQNTFQENMYTDYNSYFQYFLAIALVLLVLELFIPEKSKGLWAKRVSA, encoded by the coding sequence ATGCTTCGGTTTCAGCATCCCGGATATTTTCAGTGGCTATTGCTGCTCATTCCAGCGGTTCTGGCATTTGTATATGTGCTTTGGTGGAAACATCAAGCCATCCGCAAATGGGGAGATGCCCGGCTGGTACAGCAGTTATTTACCGATTACCGGCCAGCCCTGTTCCGCTGGAAATTTTTGCTTTTGCTTCTGGCCCTGGTGCTGGTGATTACAGGCGCAGCCAATCTGCAGATGGGTACGCACATGGAAAAGGTGGAAACCAAAGGAGTGGATGTGATGGTGGCCCTGGATGTAAGCAAAAGCATGCTCGCCCAGGATGTGCAGCCCAGCCGGCTGCAGCGGGCAGTTCAGCTGCTCAGCCGGTTGTTTGATCAGTTGCCTGGCGATCGGATTGGTTTGGTGGTGTTTGCCGGACAGGCTTATCTGCAGATGCCGCTCACGCTCGATCATGCAGCAGCCCACATGTACCTGAACAGCATCACCCCCGATATGGTACCCACACCCGGTACCAACATCGCCAGTGCAATTGAAATGTGCCGTCAGGCTTTTAACAGCCAGGAAAAAACCCATAAAGCTATTATCCTGATTACCGATGGGGAAGATTTCGGTGAAGGTGCCGTTGAACAGGCCAGAAAGGCTTATCAGGAGGGTATTGTGATCTATACTGTGGGTGTGGGTACACCCGCAGGTGCCCCAATTCGGGATCCGCAAACGGGCGATTACAAACGCGATGAAAACGGACAGATCGTTATTTCCCGCTTAAATGAAACTGAACTCAAACAAATTGCTGCCGAAGGACATGGCTCCTTCCAATACCTGGACCAAGTGAGCGATGTGGCCCGCCGTCTGGAAAATAGCATTAACCAGATGGGACAGAATACCTTTCAGGAAAACATGTACACCGACTACAATAGCTATTTTCAATATTTCCTGGCCATCGCTTTGGTATTGCTCGTGCTGGAACTTTTCATCCCCGAAAAATCAAAAGGACTATGGGCAAAACGGGTTTCTGCCTGA
- a CDS encoding tetratricopeptide repeat protein, producing the protein MGKTGFCLILVMCMAASAAAQSAHQLVRKGNKAYQKGDYADAEADYKKALEKQQNLMPAWFNLGNAMYQQQRYAEARQQYQNSLELAGSPQEKADAWYNMGNTFMSEKNWQQSIQSYKQALKLNPADNEARYNLAYAQEMLKKQQQQQSGGGSQNQQQQHKNNQNQQQQNQQNQQNQQNQQQNQNPNQLTPQQADQLLKALAQQEQKIREKQNENQKPQQVTSGKDW; encoded by the coding sequence ATGGGCAAAACGGGTTTCTGCCTGATATTGGTCATGTGTATGGCTGCCTCAGCCGCCGCCCAGTCGGCACACCAGCTCGTTCGGAAAGGCAACAAAGCCTATCAGAAGGGTGATTATGCCGACGCGGAAGCCGATTACAAAAAAGCGCTGGAAAAACAGCAAAACCTTATGCCCGCCTGGTTTAACCTAGGCAATGCCATGTATCAGCAGCAACGCTACGCCGAAGCCCGTCAGCAATACCAGAATAGCTTGGAACTGGCCGGATCCCCGCAAGAGAAAGCTGATGCCTGGTACAATATGGGCAATACTTTTATGAGTGAAAAAAATTGGCAGCAAAGCATCCAGAGCTATAAACAGGCGCTGAAGCTTAATCCGGCCGACAACGAGGCCCGCTATAACCTGGCCTACGCCCAGGAAATGCTGAAAAAACAACAGCAGCAACAATCCGGCGGCGGAAGCCAAAACCAGCAACAGCAACACAAAAACAACCAGAACCAGCAACAACAAAATCAACAAAACCAACAAAATCAACAAAATCAGCAGCAAAACCAGAATCCCAATCAGCTCACCCCGCAGCAGGCTGATCAGTTGCTGAAAGCGCTGGCCCAGCAGGAACAAAAGATTCGTGAAAAACAAAACGAAAACCAAAAACCCCAGCAAGTAACATCCGGAAAGGACTGGTAA